From the Geotrypetes seraphini chromosome 8, aGeoSer1.1, whole genome shotgun sequence genome, the window ACTGCactttggggttttttgtgtttgtttttactATAAATTGAACACAGATTTAACacttgtatctaatataataactCAAGCTGCTCTTTTTTAGGATGGGCTTCAGGGACGAACTCTTGAGGCTTTCATATTCTAAATCAAGAGTACCACTGCATAAAAATACAGTCAAACATTATGCACAAAGGCTTGGTGTTCTGCTACACTGTGGGAGTGTGGCTAAGCGTAGCCCATCATCTTATGTCTCCTCCTCATTCAGCAGCATGTTGGGGATACCTCTAATGATGGGAAATTCTCTTCCAGACTCTGGGCACTTCAAGGTTCCCTCCATCACCTCCACCTGTAACAGCAGAAATGGAGAGGAAGAAAACACATACTGACAAATTGCAAAATAGTCTTTTTCTATTTGGAGGTTGAATTTGCACCAAATATTACTGaacttacagaaaaaaaaatcaattttagaTGTCACTGTTGGGTTATCATGTCATGAACAAGGCAGTGATCTGTTTTCTATTCACAGGTCAGAGAGTAAGGAAAAGAGCTGCAACCAAGAAAGATGTTTTTTCCATTACTAAAGAGCCTTTATGCTCGAAGAGTGCTAAAAATCCCAGGAGAATGTGTTACACACACCACGTAAATCTCAGGCTCACCCCAGATGAAATGGGTAAACTCTGCTATGCATCAGTGACTGAAGGCTGAGCAGCTCCTTACCTCCAGCATTACATGATGAACTTTGCGTAGGAAATCCTCATTACTCTCATAATCACTGATCAGCTCTTGTGGGAGATCTGACAAGTGCCCTaactaaaaaggaaaaaaaagggcaaTGAGTTCAGGCTGTGAACTGACTGCAGACTGTCTCCATTGTATATGAGGAAAGCAGCTGCAGTTGCGCTCTTTTCCCACCTGTATATCAGTATGATCATATGGTAACTGATGACAAGGAAAAGGTCAGGGCAGTGCTTCCGTTAGGCAAACTATAtagctgcttgggggggggggggggcaagataaATAGCAGCCCAGACAAGTATTACATTCCCTCTCCAAATCAATCACTGGTAAAACAGCAGGGACAAGCAGGAAAGCCGGTAACTAAATAGGAAAGCACAGGGCTCAGAATATATGTGTGCTGAAGGCCTGCCATGCCCTCACTCCTTTTGACAAAAGCATCCTACTATTAAGTGGGCATGAACATAGCAGCATTCAGTAGGGCACACTTTCTTGTTTAACTGCCAGCTTGCCTGCTCATTCTCATTGTTCTGCCCACTGCAGCACTGACACAGTAGCAAGAGacagggaagatgctggaccGCCACATAGATGGTACACAGGATGTTAGACTATGAGTTCAGAGGGAGCAATCAGATGCTGGTTATGGGGTGTCGGGGAAGCAAGAGTAAAGGTTCACCTAGGTCACTTAATATCTTGAGCCAACCTTGTTAAGGGATTAAGCTTTGTGAAAGGGCTAAGGGAAAATTTATgtcttacctgatcattttcttttctttagtcacagcagatgaatccagaaatgAGTGGGTTATGGCCATCCACCAGTAGTCAGAGAGAGAATACAAAAGCTGAGTCTGTCATATATAGTATGGTAAGCCTCCTGGTAGCCAGTATTCCTCATAACAAAGCAGCAGGACAAATATGAAAACCAAGAACTCCCTCCCCACAGCTCTGCTAGTCAACATCCAGTCCAGTCGTCAACCTGCAGATCCACCCCTGATGGAGCAAAAGGAGAGCCCAAGgaataaaaaaacagaaaagggtgggactctggattcatctgctgtgactaaaggaaagaaaattatcaggcaaGACAAATTTTCTCTCATTGTCAGCAGATTAATCCAGGGAcgagtgggatgtagcaaagcagtcctcaGTAGGGCGGGGCAGTGAACAAACATAGAAAGGAGACACCAAGACGAGCAGTCCGTCATCTCCCAAGGTATTGAAGGATGGACTAAAGTAGAACTGTCATCTCTAACAATGCAGGGACTGCCCAACTGAAGGATCTCTATCCCGGATGTACTATCTGCCCCACCGAAAAAATGACCAGAAACTGTGTACCAGGCCTCCAAAGAGCAAGACCTGTTCTACccgggagtggaataagcttccaggatatttacgacagcaatcaagtttgagtagttttaagaaaatgttgaagaaacacctcttctgtaagatgaaacatgggacttgatttatagttttttgatgcaaggcactggtagcctctttgtaattttaggaggctttacattattactattatgttttattgatgttcgatttgttgtactgtatgtgattctgtttgtgtatgtactttattgtgacccgccttgggaaaggcaggatataaataaatacaaatactcaATGCAAAGAACTAAATCGCTAGGACAAGCCTGCCAAAGTTCAGTGTCAAACAAACTGAACCTGAGCCACCAGAGGAGACAAGGGAGCGCATGCTGTGATACAAAAGACGAGAAGTGTCCAAAGCTTAGGCGGATATCCAGGAAGAAGATATGCACGACCCCCTAGGGAGTTGTTCCAAGGATACGCACTCAATAGCCACAGAAGGTGTCTTGCATGGCAGCCAGCGAAGAACGTGCACCCGAGAGATGGGGCTGTGCCCATCAGCCAGAAAAGGGGTTGTGCTTGACCCCGGAAATGTAACTGTGTACAGCAGTCTGAAACAGGCTGTATTTGACAGCCAGTGACCGAGCTGTGCTCTACGATGGAGTCACACTTGACATATAGCAAGCAGCAATAGAGCTACCGCCAAATGAATCCCAAACAGGCAGCTGGAGCCGTGCTCTACATCCAAGAGCTGGAGCCGCGCCCAAACACGCAGATGGAGCCACACTCTACATCCAGGAGCTGGAGCCATGCCCAAACAGACAGCTGGATCCATGCTCTACATCCAGGAGATGGAACAATGCCAAACAAGCAGGAGGAACCATGTTGAACAGCCAAGTAGAGCCATGTTCCACCACTACAGAAAGATTCATGCTGAACAGCCTGGAGCCATTTCCTACATCCAGAGGTGAATCTATGCAGAACAGCTAGGTAGAGTCATGCTCTATATCTAGAGCTATACTGAACAGCCAGGCAAAGACGCACTCTACATCTAGAGACAGAGCCAGAGCCAGATGTAGAGCTGTGCTCTACATTTAGAGACAGAGCCATACTGAATGGACAGGTGATGCCACGTTCTGCATCCAAAGATGGTGTGAAGCCGTACTGCTGCGTGCACCCACGCTCCATAGCCAGCAATGGGCTGAAGCTAGACTGTTAGAATGCATAACTCAGTGGCACAACCAGAAGAAACTGAGTTCTACATTCAAAGATGGAGGCCTGCAATATGGTCAGGCAGAGCCACACTCCATGTACAGAGATGTTCAAAGCCAGAGATGTCAGTACACGTCCCACATTCAGAAATGGAGCCATGTTCAAGGGCTAGAGTTGTCAGCATGCTCGCTCTACAACCAGAGATGAAGCAATGCTTTAAGGCCAAACATGGTAGTGCACTCGCCCTTCATCCAGAGATGGAGTCATGCTCTAAGGTCAGAAATAGTTAACACACTCGCTCCACCTCCAGAGACGGAGCTATGCCCTAGATTCAGAGATGACAACATGCTCAAGTACTCGAGAGGCCAGTGCACCCACTCTAtagcccaaaacagaaaaatgctcCACTCTAAGGATGCCAGTGCGCTCTACACTCAGAGAAGGAATGAAGCTTGAGAGTCACAGATAGTGCTCCATACCCAAAGATTAACTTATATTCAAGATTCAGAGATGGGGGAAAGTGCCAGACTCTTAGATGTCTGAGGCTTAAAGAAGGAGTGCCCAAATTCCATAGTTGAAGCTATAACCAAGCCCCAGAGGAAAGTTCACTCTACCTCCAATAATGGAGCTACCCAAGAGAAATGGAGAGACTGGGTGCAAGCAACTTGGGCAGAAGCCATAGAGCAACATTATGCCCCCGAGAGGAAGACAATGACAGGGCTGAGCAGCCATGAGCTGCACCTGCAAACCAATGCAGGCAGCTGGACAAACTGCAGAACCGAGGCAAAAAGGAACTTATGTACTGAATTCTAGAGtctgaatgcatctttataatgTGGTTTAAGAAAAATACTTTGGTGACACAGTCAGTTCATCTAGAAGCTGGGATATTTTGAGAAGTCAGCTGATCCCCTGAATTCAACCTGGTAAAAGCTGTACACTGAGGAAAGTGGCACAAGACCTAGATGAATGTATAAGAATACTGCCCACTGGACACTACCTGTGAGCATTACAACTACCAACATGGCAGGAGGAAGCCAGAGGCTGGTTATCTAAAGGCCTGGACATGCAAACTGGCCCTGAAAGTCTAACCCACAGCTAAAAATCAGGCAGTAGACACCCACATAAAAGCAAGAAACATACAAAGGATTCTTGTATGAAATACAGCAGAGGTCAGAGCCAGTATTTCCTCTAAGCCATGCACATGAATACATGCACATGTGTTAAAAAGGAAGCACACATGCATAGCAACTACAtgcatgatttatttttttttaattgtgaaaaTAGGCTATGCCTAACTGTTGTGCCCAAGAAAAACGTTTTGTGAGAAAGTTGCTCATATGCCaggaaaaattagagggaacattgatagCAGCCAACAGTTCACAATGATTGAGGGTGCTGAAACCATCATCGTTAACCATACGTGGACAAAGTGAAGACATTTGCTCATTATTGGAGGCACTAAAAGTACCCATAGAGCTAGCTCCTGTAGCCAAGGTCCCAGGCCAAGTCTACTACTACtagtatttatcatttctaaagcgtTGAAAGGTGTACGCCAGAggtgtccaaacttttggattccctgggccgcattggctgaaaaaaatgtttctggggccgcacaaacacgcaaacgctgcagcaagacagaggagggagccggcaagatggtaaacacccgggggcagcagaggaaaatactgaatcgtcctcgaccggggccacacaaaatacttcatggggccgcaggttggacacccctggtgcaCGAAGTGCTGTacattctcttccttcctcactgactttgactcttggctctccttctttctcgaACCCTCTCCTTTCATCCTTGATTacttcaacatccatgctgaTGACATCTCTGACTCCTACACTTCCGGGTTTCTTTCCCTAACATCCTCGTACAATATCCAGATGTGCTCTaccatttaacatgcaatagacggtctctgatcagaagagcttacaatctaatttagacagacaggaTATATAGGGAATGAGGAGATTCTCACAGAAAGAATGGTAAGATGGGCATAGGTATCTTATGgtaagtgggagttaggagttaaacgCAACCtcgaaaaagtgagcttttacttagatttgaatactgctagagatggagcttgatgttattatgactcaggcagtctgttccaggcatacggcacagcaagatagaagggacggagtctggagttggcagtggggaAGAAGGGCATGGATAGAAGGAGTTTTCGTGAAGGAGcataggggaagataagtgaggagagagattGAAGGGCTGCCGAGTGAATGAATTTGTaaggtcagtaaaaggagtttgaactgtattcgggaATGGATGGGGGAGcaaatgaagtgatttgaggacaGGAGtaatagatatagatagatattgTGAGTATTGTGAGTATGGCGGCTCTTGCAGAATATAAGTCATATAGCAGAATTTTGGACAGactgaagaagagagagatggttgaacggaagacctgagagaagcaagttgcagtaatctaagcaagaggtgatgagtgtgtggataagggttttggtagtgtgctcagagaggagagTTCAGATTtcagtaatattatagaggaagcaGCGACAGGCTTTAGGAGTTTGTTGGGTCTGAGCAGTCAAAGATGACCTCAAGGTTGCGAGGAGATaagacaggaaggatgagagtgctGTCCACAGATAAAGAgaatgggggagaggggaagtgGGTTTTATTGGAAAGATTAGAAGCTCAGTCTTAGTCATATTCTGCTTTTGGtgatggtgagacatccaggcaacAATTTCAGACAGGCAGACAGACACGGGCCTGGGTTCTTGTAGAGAtgtctggtgtggagaggtagatctgggagtcatcagcatagatgtgATACTGAAAATCATGGGAGATCAGTGCACCAAGGAAACAGATAtagaggaagaaaaggagaggtcccaggcagagccttggggtacactAGTGGAATAGCAGAGGAAAAGGATCCACCATAGCATACGCTGAAAGTGcggtgggagagataggaagaaaaccaggtgAGAACAGAACCCTAGAATCCCAGCGAGGACAGagtatcaaggagtaggtggtgatcaaccatatcaaaggcagcagataggCTGAAAAGGATGAGGATCAAGTAgaagcctttggatttggccaggaacaggtcattggagactttagcaagggcagtttctgtggaatgcagtgggcaaaacccTGAAttaagtgggtcaagaatagcttgagatgaaaggaagtccaggcagcagTGGTGAACACCatattcaagtagcttggataagaaggggaggaggaagatGGGGTGATAACTAGAGGGGCACATGGGATCTAGTGGGTGGGGGGTTGAGGAGAGGTATAACTACAGCATGTTCGAAGACATcgggaacagttgcagtggagaatgATAGGTTTAGAATGTGACAGATAGTGGGAGAGATAGCGCTGAGCAGGTTGGTAGAAATCAGATCAGAGGAGCAAGTAGTGAGTTTGGAGAAGAaatgcagtttcctcttcagtgatttcagaaaaggtggcaggggtTGAGGGAAGGCTGGCAGAGGGGACAGATGGAAGGAAGGGTAGGGGggaggtgacatgattgagaactcaaggtgaattTTCTGAACCTTGTCATAGAAGAACTCGGCCATAGTCTGGGTGGAAAGTGAAGGGGGGGATTGAAGGTAAAggtactttgagtagagagtttagTGTAGCAAAGAGATGGTGACGGTTAGAGCTAAGAGGTTTAGTTAAATGtgaatagtattcttgtttggcaagtgagagggcagactggaaggatgtcagcaggaatttgaagtgtatgaagtcagcatgtGTGTGGGATTTAAGCCAATGACGTTCAGCAGATTGGACACAAAAGCGCAGGTAGCAGATGTTGAAagtcagccagggctggggtttggcgcACCTTATAGGACGTGAGATGGGAGGAGCgagggtatctagagcagaggagaaaATGGTGTTATAGGAgaagatggcttcattgacagaCATGAATGACACAGTAATTGAAGGGAGGGGTGATACAGTGGTGGAGTGAACACCAGTGGCAATAGCTTGAAGGTTTCTAAATGTATTGGTAGTGATTGGCCgggtcggagggggggggaagagatgatGAACTGTGAATGTTAACAGATGTTTGTCAGAGAGGAGAAGAGTTAAGGTGCAGAAATTGGTGGTAGAGCAGCTGGAGGAGAAAACAAGGTCAAGGCAGTAGCCATCTTGCTGTGTAAGGGGTGGTAGAGCACATCTGGATATTGTACGAGGATGTTAGGGAAAGAAACCCGGAAGTGTAGGAGTCAGAGATGTCAtcagcatggatgttgaagtAATCAAGGATGAAAGGAGAGGGTTCGAGAAAGAatgagagccaagagtcaaagtcagtgaggaaggaagagagtgacttATCCAGGGATCAGTAAATGACTGCTACCCAGAGAGGCAGAGGAGCAAAGAGACAGATGAGTGGACTTCAAAGGAGGGAGAGCAGCAAGATtggaggtgggagaaggggttGTTACCTACAAGATGGCAAGGGTAACAGCCCAACACCATCTCCATGACCGACTAAGCAAGGTGTATGTGAGAAAAGGTAGCCTCCACCACACAAGGCGGCGGCTGAAACAGAGTCTTCAGGGTGCACCCAGGTCTCGGTTAGTGCCAGTAGGTGGAGAGTTCaagagataaagaggtcatggatgAAGGTAAACTTGTTGGAGACTAAGCGGGCATTCTACAAGGCGCAAGAGAAGACGGGAAGAGGGTTAAAGAAATAAGATTGGGGTTACACTACAATGTAATCAATGATTAGGATAAGAGTTGATTGAGAGGACCAGGATTGGGCTTGATGtccccagcagagagcaagagaaggtGTAGGAGAATATGGATGAGTGTAGAAGAGGCTTTGGGGGACCTGTGCTGCAATCTTGATGCACACAGGAAGAGTGGGGATGACTGAATGAGAGGCAGAGTGTTACTCTAGGGCTGAGAACAAAGCGGAGGATGAAGTGGTGGTGGGGTTACATGGCTTTGGGTGAAGAGAGAGACTGGGAAAAACCAGTATtaggaggaggaagaagtggtATACAATAAGATTTATCCTGGATACGGAAGATTTTATTAAGCATAGATTGGCGGGACTAGTCAGGGTTGCGAGACAATGGTAGTGTGCTCAAAATTGTCAGGGAACTACTGTCATAGAGTGAGGGAGAGAAGTAGCTTAGAAAAGTAGGCTTACTAGGGATAGTCCTTGCATGAGAGGGTAAGAaggcagggtttaagaaagggtAAAAATTAATTTGTTCATGTCCCCACAAGAAAAACAGGAAAGGAAGTATGCTATAGATGTTTAAGCACTTTTTAAAAATGAGAATCTGGGCTCCAGGGGGAGTGCCTGGGAGAAAGGTGACAGGTTTTGGGCTGAGCAGTCCCCACAAGAAAAACAGTAATTTGCAGCACAGACATATAAATAGGAGATCCTATGCTGTAAAGAATAACACTACATAAAGCATAGCATTAAGTTGATATGAGGATCGACATACAAATATCAGCAATATGATCCAGCCTATTCACAAATACAGCTCATCAGATGAGCCAGTAACTGACCTCAGCAATATAACCATTTCAAATTGGATACAattctactgcagcagacagaaatgACACTCAGAAACCAGTTATTTTCCACCACAGAACAGAGAGAGCAGACTGCTTTTAAAACTCACTGTGAAGGGAAAAAACTGAGATAGAAAGGAATAAGAAACAAACCATACTCACCATTGTAAAGGGCTGACAGACCTGAAGCAATTTGCAGTGGCTCAGAGCTAATTCAGCTCTCTCCAAACTGTGGCCACAAGCATTTAGAAAATGCTAAAGTATGTCCTTTTTTTGTGAGGAGAGAGGATTGGGTGGGGAAGGGATCTGGCACCACAGATGTACTTCCTAAAGTAGGCACTGCTTAACCTTTATACCCCTTGCTTCACTGAACAGAGAAACTCAGAAGCAAAGTAGCCAAAAAGACCAGGAGTTTGTGAGAATATATGATAGAGCTCAGCTATCTCCACCTGCTAGTGAATGGTCATAACCCActcatctctggattcatctgctgctgctaaAGAAAGAGCCATAGCAATTATTCTATTAACTTTAGGCAACTGCATTCGCAGTATATTTGAAGTCCATTGCTATTCACTGGAAGGGAGGAGTGGCTTAGCctaactgctgcctcagcaccctgaggttggcaGTTCAATCCCATTgttgatccttgtgaccctgggcaagtaaaaTCCCTAGTTTGCGCCAGGTGCCATAACTAGGCTGTGAGCCCACTAGAGCAGACAGGAGAAAAACTcacagacttacaagatcatgaaaggcatagagagagtagagagggacagattcttcaaactttcgaataataaaagaagagggcactcggaaaagttgaaaggggacagattcagaacgaatgctaggaagttcttctttacccaatgtatggtggacacctggaatgcgcttccagaggacgtaatagggcagagtacggtactggggttcaagaaaggattggacaatttcctgctggaaaaggggatagaggggtatagatagaggattacagtccaggtcctggacctgttgggccaccgcatgtgcggactgctgggcacgatggacgtctggtctgacccagcggaggcactgcttatgttcttatgtgcttatgttctaATACCTGatcaatgtaaaccacttaggatataagtgtggtatataagtaataaaataaatatggtaTGTGCAAAATTAACAGCAGAGAATGAAGTGGGAATGAACAATGAGCAATCCACAAGAGCTAACGGTATGAGTCAAAGCCTTGTTTATTTTAATCCAAGACGTACAGTAACATGGACCCGACACAGttctgtgtttcggcaaacataAGCACCTGTATCAGGGGTTACTGTAAATTGGAATTCACAAAGCAAAATGGCTTCTTTGTTGATGCATAAATCCAATCCAAAAGAGTACAAGGTTCATGCGTCCaaactgtaaaaaaaacaaaacaaaaaaaaccccagattgCTTTGTGAATTCCAATTTACAGTGACCCTGATGCAGGTGCGTATGTTCGCCAAAACACAGTGTGGGGTCCATGTTACTGTACATCCTGGATTTAAATAAACAAGGCTTTGATTCATACCTTTGGCTCTTGTGGATtgctcattgtccattcccactgctTTCTCTGCTGGTCAGTGTTTGTGCAATCTTGTCCTGTTGGACTCTTCTTGTGGTGCATGTGCAAAATTAACCCATTTGGAGAGATTGCCCCCAAGCAAACTGGAGTAACCACTCTAAATCACTTCACCATCCAATGTGTTTTTTCTACTTACCACCTTTTCCTTCCTCATATACTTACGCTATCAGCTGCCTTTATCAGTGCACTCCACTCTAACTTGGGAATCATTCGAGCCACAAAGGCCTGATTGAAGTCTACGTTGCTCACTTTCACTTCATTGGCCTGAAGAAAGGAAAACAGGATTAAGTTACTCCTCTGCCTTTATAATGTGTGCAGAATGGAAGGAGAAAGTGTGGTATCAGTATTATAGCGGGGTAAATAGTTTGTAAGTATCCCTGTTAACCCTATTGTAATGGGATGTGGGAATAGCAGGAGTGCATATTATCAGATTCATAGGCCCAAACAGAGGTACAGTAGCGCTATAGCCCTGCGGGGGAAAATAATGTATGTACCTCTGACAGGGATGCTCCTAGTGATACAATATCAGCGTAATGGCTCCACAAGAAGTCATAGGCATGTACGGGATCAGTACCACAAGCCACTATTACCTGTATAATAAGGGGATAGCCCAGCACTACGCCCTTCACATGCGAAGTCAGCAAATTGTGGGTTAATAGCTTCATGTCCCTCCCGCCAACATGGGCCACAAACACAAGAACACGTGTATCCCTCTCCCGACGTTCCCTTCGCGTCTGCCTTCCAGAGAACGGGAGAAATCGCATGCGCAGTGCTGAGAAAGTCCAGCCCGCTCCCCGAGCGCAGGcgcaaagcaaaaaataaaaagagcGTGACGCAGTACAGGAAGCGAgcactctcttcctctctgccccccacccccccttaggCATTGATGCCGCCTGAAGGACACAAAGGTCGGCTTCCCTCAGCGCAGGCGTACTATGAGAGGTCTGGTGACGTCTTCTCATACGCAAGCGTACTAGAGGACGGCGTTCTCTGTCGTCATGGCTGCAGTGCTAAGAAGGCTCCCTGGGACGGTGAGGGTGTTAGTGAGAACCATGTCTAAGCTGAAGGCGAGTGTTCCTTTTTTCTCTTTATGTTGGTTTAGTTTTGCAACCAGCGAGGGGATGGCTTCTCCTAGATCTCTGTTTTTGCCTTCTATGTCTATAATCTTGGTGGTTCTAGAACCGCTTTTCTTCTGGAAAAGGGTTTGTTTATTTAGTGTTGTATATGCCGTTGTGTCTGTGCAAACAGGTCACAGCGTTAACATAACATATtctatcaggtactcttaagtatgtaTGCTTAGCTCCTTGCATATAGCTTTCAGATTCATGTACGCGGAGGAGGAATGGTCTCGCGACTAGAGCAGCCGGTTAAGTCAGAGTTCAAACCCCACTGTTGGTTCTTGTGCTCTTGCCTCAGGTAAAACAGAGATTGTGAGCCTTTCGGGGGCAGAGGAATACAT encodes:
- the TRMT112 gene encoding multifunctional methyltransferase subunit TRM112-like protein isoform X1; amino-acid sequence: MRFLPFSGRQTRRERRERDTRVLVFVAHVGGRDMKLLTHNLLTSHVKGVVLGYPLIIQANEVKVSNVDFNQAFVARMIPKLEWSALIKAADSLGHLSDLPQELISDYESNEDFLRKVHHVMLEVEVMEGTLKCPESGREFPIIRGIPNMLLNEEET
- the TRMT112 gene encoding multifunctional methyltransferase subunit TRM112-like protein isoform X2; protein product: MPKGGWGAERKRVLASCTASRSFYFLLCACARGAGWTFSALRMRFLPFSGRQTRRERRERDTRVLVFVAHVGGRDMKLLTHNLLTSHVKGVVLGYPLIIQANEVKVSNVDFNQAFVARMIPKLEWSALIKAADSVEVMEGTLKCPESGREFPIIRGIPNMLLNEEET